The Caulifigura coniformis genome includes a region encoding these proteins:
- a CDS encoding lipopolysaccharide kinase InaA family protein, translated as MSVAPNRLLRQWKARFGIRKRVREITDELRHQFPLRALAPSSHAGGFDSIYFLEDHGGERFGVLRLNNPHQKRKAVHTDLPRRSPPPRERIQREWHAYSVLGPLGLSPQPLWRSDDAVVCSYSASPNVRRLMEEGRADLTAVFTAVLNTIGKMHDAGIVHLDLSPGNVLVCRKTLAALLIDFEYVSLDARSVEDDKRYDWRQMIERIRKRSTILGQQQTSEAALAAAIDASGYCLRIREALADGGRPTANLTT; from the coding sequence ATGAGCGTTGCCCCGAATCGCCTGTTGCGTCAATGGAAGGCGCGTTTCGGCATTCGGAAGCGGGTCCGCGAAATCACGGACGAGCTCAGGCATCAGTTTCCGCTGCGTGCTCTGGCTCCGTCGTCGCACGCGGGCGGTTTCGATTCGATCTACTTCCTCGAGGATCACGGCGGCGAGCGGTTCGGCGTGCTCAGACTGAACAACCCGCATCAGAAACGAAAGGCCGTTCACACCGACCTGCCGCGGCGATCGCCTCCCCCCCGGGAGCGCATCCAGAGGGAATGGCACGCCTACTCGGTTCTCGGTCCCCTCGGCCTCTCGCCACAACCCCTCTGGCGGAGCGACGACGCGGTCGTCTGCTCGTATTCAGCGTCTCCGAACGTGCGCCGTCTGATGGAGGAGGGGAGGGCCGACCTCACTGCGGTGTTCACCGCGGTCCTCAACACGATCGGAAAGATGCACGATGCGGGGATCGTGCATCTGGACCTGTCTCCCGGGAACGTGCTCGTGTGTCGGAAAACACTGGCGGCGCTGCTGATTGACTTCGAATATGTGTCTCTCGACGCACGATCCGTCGAGGATGATAAGAGATATGACTGGCGACAGATGATCGAACGCATCCGGAAACGATCGACCATCCTGGGACAGCAACAGACCTCTGAGGCAGCGCTGGCTGCGGCCATCGACGCGAGCGGCTACTGTCTGCGAATCCGGGAGGCCCTCGCCGACGGCGGTCGGCCGACTGCGAATCTCACCACGTGA
- a CDS encoding VOC family protein gives MKIEHVAINVPDPLGFARWYVEHLKLTVARRSMDPPYGHFLADQSGQVMLEIYGNAQAPSLDFPAVAPPALHFAFVSADLAADVKRLVAAGGLHVSGPEVVAGGDEVAMLRDPWGVCVQLVKRSQPMLKG, from the coding sequence ATGAAGATTGAACACGTCGCGATCAACGTCCCTGATCCGCTCGGCTTTGCCCGGTGGTATGTCGAGCATCTGAAGCTGACCGTGGCCCGCCGGTCGATGGACCCGCCCTATGGGCACTTCCTTGCGGATCAGAGCGGGCAGGTGATGCTGGAGATCTATGGGAATGCCCAGGCCCCCAGCCTCGATTTCCCGGCCGTGGCGCCGCCTGCACTTCACTTCGCATTCGTGTCGGCCGATCTGGCGGCGGACGTGAAGCGACTTGTGGCCGCGGGAGGGTTGCACGTGTCCGGACCGGAGGTCGTCGCCGGGGGAGATGAAGTGGCGATGCTGCGCGACCCGTGGGGAGTGTGCGTGCAGCTGGTGAAGCGTTCCCAGCCGATGCTGAAGGGGTAA
- a CDS encoding DUF6263 family protein has product MRISLLLIIGLSLLLPATGCSKAPEQGDGDNVASELPDWLEEDEARPARKSRKRSSEAAEEVAYDSAAENDRPAHERPGRLELKLNPGDRFPLTKVVDVELAQASLNGPPEISRRRLELMLMIEVADRRSDRTQLRVKYERVKYSREVAGEKLEYDSRTPPAEVPFAVRMYHDMVRDGFAFWLNQENQIVEAEDFKAFLNRCLRNIPEEKRQQALLEAEGNGENGITDFIDNSIALLPFGYRKTGDSWDKTRNVSRPIPMVIRNTYRLEELNDETAIISITGKVGASTTTGESPISNDFRVTVTGGQSMGECTVFRDTGLPRSSRVETLVDMLVQAQSVEFRQQQRTVTTIESYPVVAGAAATRISARE; this is encoded by the coding sequence ATGCGGATCTCCCTGCTGCTCATCATTGGGCTCTCACTTCTCCTGCCGGCAACGGGCTGCTCCAAAGCGCCTGAGCAGGGGGATGGGGACAACGTCGCCTCCGAACTTCCGGACTGGCTGGAAGAGGATGAGGCACGCCCCGCACGCAAGAGCCGCAAACGCTCCTCTGAGGCCGCCGAGGAAGTCGCCTACGACTCCGCCGCCGAAAATGACCGTCCGGCTCACGAGCGTCCGGGCCGACTGGAGCTGAAGCTCAATCCGGGCGACCGTTTCCCCCTCACCAAGGTGGTCGACGTGGAGCTGGCCCAGGCGTCGCTCAACGGCCCTCCGGAGATCAGCCGCCGGCGCCTCGAACTCATGCTGATGATCGAAGTCGCCGACCGGCGAAGTGACCGGACGCAGCTGCGGGTGAAATACGAGCGAGTCAAATACAGCCGCGAAGTCGCCGGCGAGAAGCTCGAGTACGACTCCCGCACTCCCCCGGCCGAAGTTCCGTTCGCGGTCCGCATGTATCACGACATGGTCCGCGACGGCTTCGCGTTCTGGCTCAATCAGGAGAACCAGATCGTGGAAGCCGAGGATTTCAAGGCCTTTCTCAACCGCTGCCTGAGAAACATCCCCGAGGAAAAGCGTCAACAAGCGCTTCTGGAGGCGGAAGGAAACGGCGAAAACGGGATCACCGACTTCATCGACAACAGCATCGCGCTGCTGCCGTTCGGTTACCGCAAGACGGGAGACTCCTGGGACAAGACCCGGAATGTCTCGCGTCCCATTCCGATGGTCATTCGCAACACCTACCGCCTGGAAGAACTCAACGACGAAACCGCGATCATCTCGATTACCGGGAAGGTCGGCGCCTCCACGACCACCGGCGAGTCCCCCATCTCGAACGATTTCCGCGTCACGGTGACCGGCGGCCAGTCGATGGGGGAATGCACCGTATTCCGCGATACGGGCCTGCCTCGCTCGTCACGCGTCGAGACGCTCGTCGACATGCTGGTTCAGGCGCAGAGCGTCGAATTCCGCCAGCAGCAGAGAACCGTGACGACGATCGAGTCGTATCCGGTCGTCGCAGGCGCGGCCGCGACGCGAATCAGCGCTCGCGAGTGA
- a CDS encoding serine/threonine protein kinase encodes MATPSNGPKRSADALAETVVSGSAADPTRKTQIPPSPRADGQGPGGKPQAKSQRLGDFEVKKKIGQGGMGVVYLAHQVSLDRPVALKVLSKEIASKPAFVERFVREARAMAKINHPAVVNCYHVGEEKGLHYVAMELVDGRSMQDWLNQLGKLSVPDAVLVTLVCGEALAHAHSLQMVHRDVKPDNILVTRKGVIKVSDLGLAKVLDDEDHSMTQSGTGLGTPHYMPPEQARNAKHIDATCDIYALGVTLYHFVTGALPFSGESVVELILSKERGSYKPARQHNREVSEKLSLMIDKAMARDRKARYQTMAEFIKDLESLNLASESLSFIQGEKALLRRGSGAPTMTGMKTAAAASSRPVPPTSAEDAARSREAVSDGVWFVKHDDGGGQTKVTKMTTAQITQLMKADRLDRKTQAAVSTKAPFLPLAQIPVFAEEAMKLATRQATKARNSDLAAQFAKIDKQYKRQKWWRLLARFRDGTLGLVGLILYLAAIAAVIGGLVYLYLNFGAGIAQKFGLQK; translated from the coding sequence ATGGCCACTCCCTCCAACGGGCCGAAACGGTCGGCCGATGCGCTCGCGGAAACCGTGGTTTCAGGGTCCGCAGCGGACCCGACTCGGAAGACCCAGATCCCGCCGTCGCCCCGCGCCGATGGACAAGGTCCCGGCGGCAAGCCCCAGGCGAAAAGCCAGCGCCTGGGCGATTTCGAGGTGAAAAAGAAAATCGGCCAGGGAGGGATGGGCGTCGTCTACCTCGCCCATCAGGTCAGCCTCGACCGCCCCGTCGCGCTGAAAGTCCTCTCGAAAGAAATTGCCAGCAAGCCGGCATTTGTCGAGCGGTTCGTGCGCGAGGCCCGCGCGATGGCGAAAATCAACCATCCCGCCGTGGTGAACTGCTATCACGTCGGCGAAGAAAAGGGGCTGCACTACGTCGCCATGGAACTGGTCGACGGTCGCTCCATGCAGGACTGGCTCAACCAGCTCGGCAAGCTCAGCGTCCCCGACGCCGTCCTCGTCACGCTCGTCTGCGGAGAGGCGCTGGCCCACGCCCATTCGCTCCAGATGGTCCACCGGGACGTCAAGCCCGACAACATCCTCGTCACGCGAAAAGGGGTGATCAAAGTCTCGGATCTCGGCCTCGCCAAGGTGCTTGACGACGAAGATCACTCGATGACCCAAAGCGGCACAGGCCTCGGCACGCCTCATTACATGCCCCCCGAGCAGGCCCGCAACGCAAAGCACATTGATGCCACCTGCGACATCTACGCCCTGGGAGTGACGCTGTACCACTTTGTGACCGGAGCGCTGCCGTTCTCCGGTGAGTCCGTCGTTGAGCTCATCCTGTCGAAGGAAAGGGGGTCCTACAAACCGGCCCGGCAGCACAACAGGGAGGTCTCCGAAAAGCTCAGCCTGATGATCGACAAGGCGATGGCGAGGGACAGAAAAGCCCGCTATCAGACGATGGCCGAGTTCATCAAAGACCTCGAATCTCTGAACCTGGCGAGTGAATCGCTCAGCTTCATCCAGGGAGAAAAGGCGCTCCTCAGGCGCGGCAGCGGAGCGCCGACGATGACCGGCATGAAAACGGCAGCCGCGGCCTCCTCCCGCCCGGTCCCGCCCACGTCGGCGGAAGACGCCGCCAGATCGCGAGAGGCCGTGAGCGACGGAGTCTGGTTCGTCAAACACGACGACGGCGGAGGGCAGACCAAGGTCACCAAGATGACCACCGCCCAGATTACCCAGCTCATGAAGGCCGACCGTCTCGACAGGAAAACACAGGCCGCCGTCTCCACCAAGGCCCCGTTCCTGCCACTGGCCCAGATCCCGGTCTTCGCTGAAGAAGCGATGAAGCTGGCGACCCGCCAGGCGACCAAAGCCAGGAACTCGGATCTGGCCGCCCAGTTCGCAAAGATCGACAAGCAGTACAAACGGCAGAAATGGTGGCGGCTCCTGGCGCGGTTCCGCGACGGGACCCTCGGCCTCGTCGGCTTAATTCTCTACCTTGCCGCGATCGCCGCGGTGATTGGAGGCCTGGTCTACCTCTACCTGAATTTCGGTGCGGGCATTGCCCAGAAATTCGGCCTCCAGAAATAA
- a CDS encoding type 1 glutamine amidotransferase domain-containing protein yields MLPLEGRRFLCFVGDIYEDLELWYPKYRIEEAGGHVTLAGPEAGEKYEGKNGYPCVSDAAIRDMEEGDFHGVICPGGFMPDKLRRDPKVLSLLREFHSRQKLIAAICHGGWMPISAKIYQGVRVTGSPGIKDDLINAGAIWEDAPVVVDRHFVSSRKPDDLPAFCRGILSVMAQSRA; encoded by the coding sequence ATGCTCCCGCTTGAAGGCCGCCGTTTCCTGTGCTTCGTCGGTGATATCTACGAAGACCTCGAGCTGTGGTATCCGAAGTACCGGATTGAGGAAGCCGGCGGCCACGTGACACTGGCCGGGCCCGAAGCCGGCGAGAAGTATGAGGGAAAGAACGGGTATCCGTGCGTTTCGGATGCGGCGATTCGCGACATGGAAGAGGGGGACTTCCACGGAGTGATTTGCCCGGGGGGATTCATGCCCGACAAGCTCCGGCGAGACCCGAAGGTGCTGAGCCTGCTTCGCGAATTCCATTCGCGGCAGAAGCTGATTGCCGCCATCTGCCACGGCGGATGGATGCCGATTTCCGCGAAGATCTACCAGGGAGTGCGGGTGACCGGATCGCCGGGAATCAAGGACGATCTGATCAATGCCGGGGCGATCTGGGAGGACGCGCCGGTCGTCGTGGACCGGCACTTCGTTTCGAGCCGCAAGCCGGATGATCTGCCAGCCTTCTGCAGGGGGATTCTGAGCGTCATGGCCCAGTCTCGCGCGTGA
- a CDS encoding EF-hand domain-containing protein, with the protein MRTLEVTRNGFARWTLRALLMGAIASSGHLCAQDGPSFNRGPFGPPGGDFRGFDRGRDSDRGDRDRDRSDRDRRDSYGGDRGSSSSYGPGGATPSAAQSSTSRVESVRVTLQLPAAYGDVDFDRDGQVGLYEWRKAKRPLSQFTQLDSNRDGFLTPRELERAASLPTLATNTPPTATPTTPTPSGTSAPSPAPVAGTPVPTATPAAAPTFTSTLSDEDRSKADEAQAKSLFSILDKNRDGKVSAEEMAGSSRMRPLFEQAGLNFNEPMPVDQFVSNYVRIQKAKRT; encoded by the coding sequence ATGAGGACGCTGGAAGTGACCCGGAATGGATTCGCCAGGTGGACCTTGCGGGCCCTCCTGATGGGCGCGATCGCCTCGAGCGGCCACCTGTGTGCCCAGGACGGTCCTTCATTTAACCGTGGACCGTTCGGACCTCCCGGGGGCGACTTCCGAGGGTTCGATCGTGGTCGCGATTCCGACCGCGGAGACCGGGACCGCGACCGGAGTGATCGCGACCGCCGCGACAGCTATGGCGGGGATCGAGGAAGCTCGTCCAGCTACGGTCCGGGTGGCGCCACCCCGTCCGCCGCACAGTCGTCCACCAGCCGCGTCGAGTCGGTCCGCGTGACGCTCCAGCTCCCCGCCGCCTATGGCGACGTCGACTTCGACCGGGATGGCCAAGTCGGCCTCTACGAATGGCGAAAGGCAAAGCGGCCCTTGTCGCAGTTTACCCAGCTCGACAGCAACCGCGATGGATTCCTGACGCCGCGCGAACTCGAACGGGCAGCGTCCCTTCCCACACTCGCCACGAACACGCCCCCCACCGCGACGCCGACGACGCCAACCCCGTCAGGCACTTCAGCCCCCTCGCCAGCTCCGGTGGCCGGCACGCCGGTTCCCACCGCCACGCCTGCTGCCGCCCCGACCTTCACCTCGACGTTGTCCGACGAGGATCGGTCCAAGGCCGACGAGGCCCAGGCAAAAAGTCTGTTCTCGATCCTCGACAAGAACCGCGACGGAAAGGTCTCGGCCGAGGAAATGGCCGGAAGCAGCCGGATGCGTCCCCTCTTCGAACAGGCCGGGCTGAATTTCAACGAGCCGATGCCGGTCGACCAGTTCGTGTCAAACTACGTCCGCATTCAAAAGGCCAAGCGGACCTGA
- a CDS encoding secretin N-terminal domain-containing protein: protein MSLRSISDLLGNRRSRPLIALALTTALAGGSLVFGQDERDRGGDRGGFRGFGGFSGGPPGGGSFRGGRGDGALGQLTSENARLEVGITPDQQAQIDKLNEDRRAASDQMRTQFDFRNTPEDQRAAMFEEMRKAMEKQQADSEAKLKTILKPEQFTRLQQISLHRSGPSALLRDELAAEFKLTDDQKAQLQKAQEESRDRFREMFGRGTSSEDRDRIRAEIEAKYLAVLTPAQQQQWRDKIGPAPKELGEASRAPVPFLGGPGGTPVGPPRAPRPEAPVVGPVALSFDRSSSGETPVEEQKPFSFRFNGAPWDDVLELFAKKAGLTLDIHDTPPGTFTYFDNKQYTPTEALDVINRHLQDRGFILIRRDNSLVSYNFEATPISPNLIPNVTVDELQDRGEHELLSLVLPIQVGNVEQVAKDLELLKGPQGSVKAITSTNTIVVTDLGTNLRRIANMVKDITPPSDNGLIFKSYRLQYIAAEDAEQVISNQLGVAQAVPNVSSSSSDRRGGFGFPPFGGFDRGRDDRGSSSSSQQRTTTATPTPSAKVQADTRLNNLFVTATPAQHKVVELVLLELDVDDGTGRKAVPSGSNKKYLDVYHLKSADVRDVARSLEAIMGTGIVVNEDGDTDMIHIMATAKQHEQVRQHISLMDGLGGQQEVAVIPLAKMDPTSAMQSLRAVFTRDGSSAPTIEPDTYGRQLIVRATPEQMIQIRKVLEGLGEDGTGRRPSQSGTLRSFNLQGRDVDSIMQMTQQMWGPTGRSRIRIVTPQSRGAVNGIRVPSQRQEPEPTSSEREEPSAVPTRRSTTPGGRASYEGRPGSNVARMMADMAARESQSLTSAPAAPDDASAPEQGGEQAKSPEAAAPSEESPITITQIGDQLILQSKDEAALNRLEDILQQSLEYVPPNDKPTIFILQSADPVETANMLVAMFPELSLNSAGTTSSSGAMSSVFSGVQSFGSDLWSASGMSSMGSGRFQVIPNSRLNALFVYGPPHKVAEVEEMIEVLDATDWPESGRSRRPRMIELEHADVNEVYTIVKDVYADYLESESSRQNQNPLAALAGGGRGGNNREATPPRMTLGIERNSSKLIVSASDELFNQVLALVESLDSAALDAQRTVRVVQIKNADATTLQNTLQQIVPKVTPANTSRSNSGAPSGGGDRGGDRGSSNGSNGSSGSSDDARRQQMMQMFGGGSGSPFSSRGGFSPFGGSPFGGSSSRGGFSPFGGRSFGGDRGRGR from the coding sequence ATGTCCCTCCGCTCAATTTCTGATTTGCTCGGGAATCGCCGATCACGTCCTCTGATCGCTCTGGCCCTCACGACTGCTCTTGCCGGTGGATCCCTGGTCTTCGGCCAGGATGAACGTGATCGGGGTGGCGATCGTGGCGGATTTCGCGGATTCGGCGGCTTCAGCGGGGGGCCCCCGGGGGGCGGATCATTCCGGGGTGGGCGGGGTGACGGGGCTCTCGGTCAGCTGACGAGCGAAAACGCGCGGCTCGAGGTCGGGATCACTCCCGACCAGCAGGCCCAGATCGACAAGCTGAATGAGGATCGTCGTGCGGCCAGCGACCAGATGCGGACGCAGTTCGATTTCCGGAATACGCCCGAAGATCAGCGCGCGGCGATGTTCGAGGAAATGCGGAAGGCGATGGAGAAACAGCAGGCCGATTCGGAGGCCAAGCTGAAAACGATCCTGAAGCCGGAGCAGTTCACGCGCCTGCAACAGATTTCCCTGCACCGCTCGGGACCGAGCGCACTGCTGCGCGACGAACTGGCGGCGGAATTCAAGCTGACTGATGACCAGAAGGCCCAGTTGCAGAAGGCCCAGGAAGAGTCGCGAGACCGGTTCCGGGAAATGTTCGGACGGGGAACCTCCTCGGAGGATCGTGACCGGATCCGGGCGGAGATCGAGGCGAAATACCTGGCCGTCCTGACGCCCGCGCAGCAGCAGCAGTGGCGGGACAAGATCGGCCCCGCGCCGAAGGAACTTGGCGAGGCGTCGAGGGCTCCGGTGCCGTTTCTGGGAGGTCCGGGCGGTACTCCCGTCGGTCCGCCGCGGGCTCCGCGTCCGGAGGCGCCAGTCGTCGGCCCCGTGGCCCTCTCATTCGATCGCTCCTCCTCCGGCGAAACGCCGGTGGAAGAACAGAAGCCATTCTCGTTCCGTTTCAATGGCGCCCCGTGGGACGATGTGCTCGAGCTGTTCGCCAAGAAGGCGGGATTGACGCTCGACATCCACGATACGCCGCCGGGGACCTTCACGTACTTCGACAACAAGCAGTATACGCCGACGGAGGCGCTCGATGTCATCAACCGCCACCTGCAGGATCGTGGCTTCATCCTCATCCGGCGGGACAATTCGCTGGTCAGCTACAACTTCGAAGCGACGCCGATTTCTCCGAATCTCATTCCCAATGTGACTGTTGACGAACTGCAAGACCGCGGCGAACACGAACTCCTGTCGCTGGTGCTGCCGATCCAGGTCGGGAATGTCGAGCAGGTGGCCAAGGATCTCGAACTGCTGAAGGGGCCGCAGGGCAGCGTCAAAGCGATCACCTCGACGAACACCATCGTCGTCACCGACCTGGGCACCAATCTTCGTCGTATCGCCAACATGGTGAAGGACATCACGCCGCCCAGCGACAATGGCCTGATCTTCAAGTCGTATCGGCTGCAGTACATCGCTGCGGAGGACGCCGAGCAGGTCATCAGCAATCAACTGGGTGTCGCGCAGGCGGTGCCGAACGTGAGTTCCAGCAGTAGCGACCGACGCGGCGGATTCGGATTCCCGCCGTTCGGTGGATTCGACCGGGGCCGCGATGATCGCGGTTCCTCCAGCTCCTCGCAGCAGAGGACGACGACGGCCACCCCGACGCCGAGCGCGAAGGTTCAGGCCGATACGCGGCTGAACAATCTGTTCGTCACCGCGACTCCCGCGCAGCACAAGGTGGTTGAGTTAGTGCTGCTGGAGCTCGATGTCGACGATGGAACAGGCCGGAAGGCGGTTCCCAGCGGCAGCAACAAGAAGTACCTGGACGTTTATCACCTGAAGTCGGCCGACGTCCGCGACGTCGCCCGTTCGCTTGAGGCGATCATGGGGACTGGCATCGTCGTCAATGAAGACGGCGACACCGACATGATCCACATCATGGCGACGGCCAAACAGCATGAGCAGGTTCGTCAGCACATCAGCCTGATGGATGGCCTGGGCGGGCAGCAGGAAGTGGCAGTCATCCCGCTGGCGAAGATGGATCCCACCTCTGCGATGCAGAGTCTGCGGGCCGTTTTTACGAGGGACGGTTCGAGCGCGCCGACGATCGAGCCTGATACCTACGGCCGGCAGCTGATCGTGCGGGCCACGCCCGAGCAGATGATCCAGATTCGAAAGGTGCTCGAAGGGCTGGGAGAAGACGGCACGGGCCGGCGTCCCAGCCAGTCGGGAACGCTGCGATCGTTCAACCTGCAGGGGCGCGACGTCGACTCGATCATGCAGATGACGCAGCAGATGTGGGGGCCGACGGGGCGTTCGCGGATTCGCATTGTGACTCCGCAGAGCCGCGGCGCGGTGAACGGGATTCGCGTCCCGAGCCAGCGTCAGGAACCTGAGCCGACATCGTCCGAGCGGGAAGAGCCCTCGGCAGTGCCGACGCGGCGGAGCACGACGCCCGGCGGGCGCGCCTCGTATGAAGGCCGTCCCGGAAGCAACGTGGCCCGGATGATGGCTGACATGGCTGCCCGTGAAAGCCAGTCGCTGACCTCCGCCCCGGCCGCTCCTGACGACGCGAGCGCCCCTGAGCAGGGCGGAGAACAGGCGAAGTCGCCTGAAGCGGCCGCCCCATCGGAGGAATCGCCGATCACGATCACGCAGATCGGCGACCAGCTGATCCTGCAGTCGAAGGATGAGGCCGCGTTGAATCGCCTCGAAGACATTCTGCAGCAGTCTCTGGAATACGTTCCGCCCAACGACAAGCCGACGATCTTCATCCTGCAGTCGGCCGATCCTGTCGAGACGGCGAATATGCTCGTGGCGATGTTTCCGGAACTGTCCCTGAACTCAGCGGGAACCACTTCCAGCAGCGGTGCGATGAGCTCGGTGTTCAGCGGCGTGCAGAGTTTCGGGTCCGACCTGTGGAGCGCTTCGGGCATGTCGTCCATGGGGAGCGGTCGGTTCCAGGTGATTCCAAATTCCCGGCTGAACGCCCTGTTCGTTTATGGACCGCCGCACAAGGTGGCGGAAGTCGAGGAGATGATCGAAGTGCTCGATGCGACCGACTGGCCAGAGAGCGGCCGCAGCCGGCGCCCACGGATGATCGAGCTGGAGCATGCTGACGTGAACGAGGTCTACACGATCGTGAAAGACGTTTACGCCGACTACCTCGAGTCGGAGTCGTCGCGACAGAATCAGAACCCTCTCGCGGCATTGGCCGGCGGCGGACGCGGCGGCAACAACCGCGAAGCGACCCCGCCGCGCATGACGCTCGGGATCGAACGGAACAGCAGCAAGCTGATTGTTTCGGCGAGCGATGAGCTGTTTAACCAGGTGCTGGCCCTGGTCGAAAGCCTCGATAGCGCGGCTCTCGACGCACAGCGCACGGTGCGGGTGGTTCAGATCAAGAACGCCGATGCGACGACCCTGCAGAACACGCTTCAGCAGATCGTTCCCAAGGTCACCCCGGCCAACACGTCCCGCTCGAACTCGGGCGCTCCAAGTGGAGGGGGCGATCGTGGAGGTGACCGCGGTTCGAGTAACGGGTCGAACGGTTCGTCGGGTAGTAGCGATGATGCCCGCCGTCAGCAGATGATGCAGATGTTCGGCGGCGGGAGCGGTTCGCCGTTCAGCAGTCGTGGCGGATTCTCTCCCTTCGGAGGTTCTCCGTTCGGTGGTTCATCGAGCCGCGGGGGCTTCTCGCCCTTCGGTGGCCGTTCGTTCGGCGGCGACCGTGGTCGAGGGCGTTAG
- a CDS encoding GspE/PulE family protein: MDIPSLLFDRGLATQEQISAARLEGAGKRIDQVLVAQGVVGEEAVLRAFAEELHMRFVPLKDAKPDPAAVALFPATAVFRHGVLPLERVNGHVTVATSDPFDFEALDELGSLANVRLDPVLSCRDEIMELIKQSLGVGGDTITQLVAQQAEEGIEFLDEIPAELGELAESAQAPSVIRLVNELLVEALDQRASDIHIEPAEKGLTVRYRVDGLLRVQPVPPEINQFSSAIVTRLKIMARLNIAEKRLPQDGRINLRVQGREIDVRMSIIPMIFGEGVVLRLLDKQRMVFNLTSVGMGPENAAKFHKLIELPHGIILCTGPTGSGKTTTLYSALNEINTPDTKIITVEDPVEYHMAGISQIQVHAKIGLTFAAGLRSILRHDPDVVLIGEIRDGETATSAIQASLTGHLVFSTLHTNDAPSSFTRLVDMGVEPYLVASTVEGILAQRLIRLLCKHCKKETGVDNDYLPADFPVKLERMYVPIGCRHCRESGYSGRSGVHELLVSDPEIRRLCAERASAGIIREYALTAGMITLRQSGYQKVIEGKTTLDEVVRLTRGDVA; encoded by the coding sequence ATGGATATTCCCTCTCTGCTCTTCGATCGTGGCCTGGCGACCCAGGAGCAGATCTCCGCCGCGCGTCTCGAAGGGGCCGGCAAACGCATTGACCAGGTACTCGTCGCCCAGGGTGTCGTGGGTGAAGAGGCAGTCCTGCGAGCGTTCGCCGAAGAACTGCATATGCGGTTTGTCCCGCTGAAGGACGCCAAGCCTGATCCGGCCGCCGTGGCGCTCTTTCCGGCGACAGCCGTATTCCGGCATGGAGTGCTGCCGCTGGAGCGCGTGAACGGCCACGTGACCGTCGCCACCAGCGACCCGTTTGATTTTGAAGCGCTCGATGAGCTTGGCTCACTGGCCAATGTCCGCCTCGATCCCGTGCTTTCCTGCCGGGACGAGATCATGGAACTCATCAAGCAGAGCCTGGGGGTCGGCGGCGACACGATCACCCAGCTCGTCGCGCAGCAGGCGGAAGAGGGGATTGAATTTCTCGATGAGATTCCGGCGGAACTCGGAGAGCTCGCTGAGTCGGCGCAAGCGCCCTCGGTCATCCGACTGGTGAACGAGCTGCTTGTCGAAGCGCTCGACCAGCGGGCGAGCGATATTCATATCGAGCCGGCCGAAAAGGGTCTGACCGTCCGCTATCGCGTGGACGGCCTGCTGCGGGTGCAGCCGGTCCCTCCAGAGATCAACCAGTTTTCCTCGGCCATCGTGACGCGTCTGAAGATCATGGCGCGGCTGAACATTGCGGAGAAACGGCTGCCGCAGGACGGACGCATCAATCTCCGCGTCCAAGGACGCGAGATCGATGTGCGTATGTCGATCATCCCAATGATTTTCGGCGAAGGCGTGGTGCTGCGTCTGCTCGACAAGCAGAGGATGGTGTTCAACCTGACCAGCGTCGGGATGGGGCCGGAAAACGCCGCGAAGTTCCACAAGCTGATCGAGCTGCCCCACGGGATCATCCTCTGCACGGGCCCGACCGGCTCCGGAAAAACGACGACGCTCTACAGCGCGCTGAATGAGATCAATACGCCCGACACGAAGATCATCACCGTGGAAGATCCGGTCGAGTATCACATGGCCGGGATCAGCCAGATCCAGGTGCATGCGAAGATCGGCCTGACGTTTGCGGCCGGGCTGCGCTCGATTCTGCGTCATGATCCGGACGTGGTGCTGATCGGAGAAATTCGCGACGGGGAAACGGCGACGAGTGCCATCCAGGCATCGCTGACAGGCCACCTCGTGTTCAGCACGCTCCATACGAACGATGCTCCCAGCTCGTTTACGCGACTGGTCGACATGGGGGTCGAGCCCTATCTCGTGGCCAGCACGGTTGAAGGGATCCTCGCCCAGCGTCTGATCCGCCTGCTGTGCAAACACTGCAAGAAGGAAACGGGAGTCGACAACGACTATCTGCCGGCAGATTTTCCGGTGAAGCTCGAGCGGATGTATGTTCCGATCGGCTGCCGGCATTGTCGCGAGTCGGGCTACTCAGGTCGTTCCGGTGTGCACGAGCTGCTCGTCAGCGATCCCGAGATTCGTCGCCTGTGCGCGGAGCGGGCCAGCGCTGGAATCATCCGGGAATATGCCCTGACGGCGGGAATGATTACGCTGCGGCAGTCCGGCTACCAGAAAGTGATCGAAGGCAAGACGACGCTGGACGAAGTGGTCCGCCTCACTCGCGGAGATGTGGCCTGA